Proteins co-encoded in one Saccharomyces cerevisiae S288C chromosome II, complete sequence genomic window:
- a CDS encoding uncharacterized protein (Non-essential hypothetical protein), giving the protein MCANIPEFDSFYENENINYNLESFAPLNCDVNSPFLPINNNDINVNAYGDENLTYSNFLLSYNDKLATTTAKNNSINNSNSNNNSNNNKNNNNNHNNNNLLGNDISQMAFLLDYPSTLNEPQFAVNCKDIYRKDISTPSSLVSSLPPAKFSLSLSNSPSPPPPSSSSLKHGEAIISNTSESSDIFADPNSFEKDTMPLTQELTLENLNNQLNYPDFTINAIEQDPAPSSFSSSSSSSESTVSSSRKRKPCHDSYTHSSPSSSESKKISDSRLSAEGLAKVLNLESPEEALKRERFILGIFQNELNYPLGYKTWIRDTTKEYRTKLINQLHERVKVKYPEYNQSILETIIRRGTYYMMQSRLRRERRMKLKERKRTT; this is encoded by the coding sequence ATGTGCGCCAATATCCCCGAATTCGACTCTTTTtacgaaaatgaaaatataaattACAACTTGGAATCATTCGCACCTTTAAATTGTGATGTTAATTCGCCCTTTCTCCCCATTAATAACAATGACATCAACGTTAATGCTTATGGTGACGAAAATTTAACGTACTCCAACTTTTTACTGTCTTATAACGATAAGCTGGCTACTACAACTGCTAAAAACAATAGCAttaataatagtaatagtaataataatagtaataataataaaaataataataataatcataataataataatcTACTCGGTAATGACATCAGTCAGATGGCCTTTTTACTCGATTACCCTTCTACTCTCAACGAACCGCAATTTGCCGTAAATTGTAAAGACATTTACAGAAAGGATATATCAACGCCTTCGTCATTAGTTTCGAGTCTGCCACCTGCAAAGTTTTCGTTATCCCTATCGAATTCGCCTTCTCCGCCACCACCATCGTCGTCCTCTTTGAAACATGGGGAAGCAATAATTTCTAATACCAGCGAAAGCAGTGACATATTTGCCGATCCTAATTCGTTTGAAAAGGATACTATGCCCCTAACGCAAGAACTGACGCTAGAAAATCTAAATAATCAATTAAACTATCCCGATTTCACGATAAACGCCATCGAGCAGGATCCTGCCCCTTCGTCTTTttcatcctcatcttcgtcttcgGAGTCAACGGTCTCTTCCAGCAGGAAGAGGAAGCCCTGTCATGATTCCTACACACATTCTTCACCCTCTTCCTCAGAGTCTAAGAAAATTTCCGACTCGAGATTATCCGCCGAAGGTTTAGCCAAAGTGCTTAATTTAGAATCCCCCGAAGAAGCTTTAAAAAGAGAACGCTTTATATTGGGTATTTTCCAGAATGAATTAAATTACCCGCTAGGTTACAAAACGTGGATTAGGGATACTACAAAAGAATATAGGACAAAGTTAATCAATCAACTGCACGAACGAGTAAAGGTAAAGTACCCCGAATACAACCAGTCCATACTGGAAACAATAATTAGACGAGGCACCTACTACATGATGCAGAGTAGGTTAAGAAGAGAGAGGAGAATGAAGCTTAAGGAACGTAAAAGAACAACCTAA
- a CDS encoding uncharacterized protein (hypothetical protein that may interact with ribosomes; green fluorescent protein (GFP)-fusion protein localizes to the nucleolus; predicted to be involved in ribosome biogenesis): protein MAKSLRASSHLNAKSVKRRGVFQKAVDAREQRISDKLKEDLLKQKLEDLKKKEEQGIDMDVDEKKSNEEAPRKKISTSGWRDGRHHTYKKAKLMKQSKKKTSFTRF from the coding sequence ATGGCCAAATCATTACGTGCTAGCAGTCATCTAAATGCTAAATCTGTCAAAAGACGTGGCGTTTTCCAAAAAGCAGTAGATGCACGTGAACAAAGAATATCCGATAAACTAAAGGAAGACTTACTAAAGCAAAAATTAGAAGatctaaaaaagaaagaagagcAAGGAATTGACATGGATGTCGACGAGAAAAAATCCAATGAAGAAGCTcccagaaaaaaaatcagcACCTCTGGTTGGAGAGACGGTAGACATCACACTTATAAAAAGGCTAAGCTGATGAAACAAtctaagaaaaaaacttctttCACCAGATTCTGA
- the RPL19B gene encoding 60S ribosomal protein eL19 RPL19B (Ribosomal 60S subunit protein L19B; rpl19a and rpl19b single null mutations result in slow growth, while the double null mutation is lethal; homologous to mammalian ribosomal protein L19, no bacterial homolog; RPL19B has a paralog, RPL19A, that arose from the whole genome duplication) — protein MANLRTQKRLAASVVGVGKRKVWLDPNETSEIAQANSRNAIRKLVKNGTIVKKAVTVHSKSRTRAHAQSKREGRHSGYGKRKGTREARLPSQVVWIRRLRVLRRLLAKYRDAGKIDKHLYHVLYKESKGNAFKHKRALVEHIIQAKADAQREKALNEEAEARRLKNRAARDRRAQRVAEKRDALLKEDA, from the exons AT GGCTAACTTGCGTACTCAAAAGAGACTTGCCGCTTCTGTTGTCGGTGTTGGTAAGAGAAAGGTTTGGTTAGACCCAAACGAAACTTCTGAAATTGCCCAAGCCAACTCTAGAAATGCCATTAGAAAATTGGTCAAGAACGGAACCATCGTCAAGAAGGCCGTTACTGTCCACTCTAAATCTAGAACTAGAGCCCATGCTCAATCCAAGAGAGAAGGTCGTCACAGTGGTTACGGTAAGAGAAAGGGTACTAGAGAAGCTCGTTTACCATCCCAAGTCGTCTGGATCAGAAGATTACGTGTCTTGAGAAGATTATTGGCCAAGTACCGTGACGCTGGTAAGATTGACAAGCATTTGTACCACGTTTTGTACAAGGAATCCAAGGGTAACGCCTTCAAGCACAAGAGAGCTTTGGTTGAACACATTATTCAAGCTAAGGCTGATGCTCAACGTGAAAAGGCTTTGAACGAAGAAGCTGAAGCTAGAAGATTGAAGAACAGAGCTGCTCGTGACAGAAGAGCTCAAAGAGTTGCTGAAAAGAGAGACGCTTTGCTAAAGGAAGACGCTTAA
- the LSM2 gene encoding Sm-like protein LSM2 (Lsm (Like Sm) protein; part of heteroheptameric complexes (Lsm2p-7p and either Lsm1p or 8p): cytoplasmic Lsm1p complex involved in mRNA decay; nuclear Lsm8p complex part of U6 snRNP and possibly involved in processing tRNA, snoRNA, and rRNA; relocalizes from nucleus to cytoplasmic foci upon DNA replication stress) yields the protein MLFFSFFKTLVDQEVVVELKNDIEIKGTLQSVDQFLNLKLDNISCTDEKKYPHLGSVRNIFIRGSTVRYVYLNKNMVDTNLLQDATRREVMTERK from the exons AtgcttttcttctcctttttCAAGACTTTAGTTGACCAAGAAGTGGTCGTAGAG TTAAAAAACGACATTGAAATAAAAGGTACACTACAATCAGTTgaccaatttttgaatctgAAACTAGACAACATATCATGCacagatgaaaaaaaatatccaCACTTGGGTTCCGTAaggaatatttttataagaGGTTCAACAGTCAGGTACGTTTACTTGAATAAGAACATGGTAGATACGAATTTGCTACAAGACGCTACCAGAAGGGAGGTAATGactgaaagaaaataa
- the RRN10 gene encoding Rrn10p (Protein involved in promoting high level transcription of rDNA; subunit of UAF (upstream activation factor) for RNA polymerase I) → MDRNVYEACSNIIKEFGTHVVSADEVLAEKIDNAVPIPFKTREEIDADVEKDRNEGVFEGNIIPDIDLRVVHYYATQLCLNKYPHLINAFDETSLITLGLLIEKWVKDYLTSIQTEQGRQSKVIGKGPCEFISKHIDYRHAPGNI, encoded by the coding sequence ATGGATAGAAATGTATATGAAGCCTGCAGCAATATAATTAAGGAATTTGGAACACATGTAGTGAGCGCCGATGAAGTACTCgcagaaaaaatagatAATGCTGTTCCTATACCGTTCAAAACAAGGGAGGAGATAGATGCCGACGTGGAAAAAGATAGAAACGAAGGAGTTTTCGAAGGTAATATCATTCCTGATATCGACCTACGTGTAGTACACTACTACGCCACGCAGTTGTGTCTAAATAAGTATCCTCATTTGATTAACGCCTTTGATGAGACAAGCCTTATAACATTGGGTTTACTCATCGAAAAGTGGGTAAAAGACTATCTAACCAGCATCCAGACAGAACAGGGAAGGCAAAGTAAGGTAATCGGGAAGGGGCCATGCGAATTCATATCAAAACATATTGATTATAGGCATGCGCCAGGTAATATCTGA
- the NCL1 gene encoding tRNA (cytosine-C5-)-methyltransferase (S-adenosyl-L-methionine-dependent tRNA: m5C-methyltransferase; methylates cytosine to m5C at several positions in tRNAs and intron-containing pre-tRNAs; increases proportion of tRNALeu(CAA) with m5C at wobble position in response to hydrogen peroxide, causing selective translation of mRNA from genes enriched in TTG codon; loss of NCL1 confers hypersensitivity to oxidative stress; similar to Nop2p and human proliferation associated nucleolar protein p120), with protein sequence MARRKNFKKGNKKTFGARDDSRAQKNWSELVKENEKWEKYYKTLALFPEDQWEEFKKTCQAPLPLTFRITGSRKHAGEVLNLFKERHLPNLTNVEFEGEKIKAPVELPWYPDHLAWQLDVPKTVIRKNEQFAKTQRFLVVENAVGNISRQEAVSMIPPIVLEVKPHHTVLDMCAAPGSKTAQLIEALHKDTDEPSGFVVANDADARRSHMLVHQLKRLNSANLMVVNHDAQFFPRIRLHGNSNNKNDVLKFDRILCDVPCSGDGTMRKNVNVWKDWNTQAGLGLHAVQLNILNRGLHLLKNNGRLVYSTCSLNPIENEAVVAEALRKWGDKIRLVNCDDKLPGLIRSKGVSKWPVYDRNLTEKTKGDEGTLDSFFSPSEEEASKFNLQNCMRVYPHQQNTGGFFITVFEKVEDSTEAATEKLSSETPALESEGPQTKKIKVEEVQKKERLPRDANEEPFVFVDPQHEALKVCWDFYGIDNIFDRNTCLVRNATGEPTRVVYTVCPALKDVIQANDDRLKIIYSGVKLFVSQRSDIECSWRIQSESLPIMKHHMKSNRIVEANLEMLKHLLIESFPNFDDIRSKNIDNDFVEKMTKLSSGCAFIDVSRNDPAKENLFLPVWKGNKCINLMVCKEDTHELLYRIFGIDANAKATPSAEEKEKEKETTESPAETTTGTSTEAPSAAN encoded by the coding sequence ATGGCtagaagaaagaatttcaaaaaagggAACAAGAAGACTTTTGGTGCTCGTGATGACTCGAGAGCTCAAAAAAACTGGTCTGAACTggtaaaggaaaatgaaaaatgggAAAAATACTATAAGACTTTAGCTCTTTTCCCAGAAGATCAATGGGAAGAATTTAAAAAGACATGTCAAGCTCCACTTCCTCTAACTTTTAGAATTACAGGTTCTAGAAAGCATGCCGGTGAGGTCCTGAATTTGTTTAAAGAAAGACATCTACCAAACTTGACTAATGTTGAGTTTGAAGGTGAGAAGATTAAGGCCCCTGTAGAATTACCTTGGTATCCAGACCATCTTGCTTGGCAATTGGACGTTCCTAAGACGGTTATTAGAAAGAATGAACAATTCGCAAAAACTCAGAGATTTTTAGTTGTTGAAAATGCCGTTGGTAATATCTCAAGACAAGAAGCCGTTTCAATGATTCCTCCAATCGTTCTAGAAGTAAAACCTCATCACACTGTTTTAGATATGTGTGCTGCTCCTGGCTCCAAAACTGCTCAATTAATCGAAGCCTTGCACAAGGATACAGATGAACCATCTGGTTTCGTTGTAGCTAATGATGCCGATGCCAGAAGATCTCATATGTTGGTTCACCAATTGAAGAGATTGAACAGTGCCAACTTGATGGTTGTCAACCATGACGCCCAATTCTTCCCACGTATCAGATTACATGGCAACTCAAATAACAAGAATGATGTTTTAAAATTTGACAGAATCCTGTGTGACGTTCCATGTTCTGGTGATGGTACCATGAGGAAAAATGTTAATGTTTGGAAAGACTGGAACACACAAGCAGGTCTTGGTTTGCATGCTGTTCAGCTGAATATATTAAACAGGGGTTTGCATCTTCTAAAGAACAACGGTAGATTGGTTTACTCAACCTGTTCTTTAAAtcctattgaaaatgaagcGGTTGTTGCCGAAGCGTTAAGAAAGTGGGGTGACAAGATTAGATTAGTTAACTGTGATGATAAGCTTCCTGGCCTAATAAGATCCAAGGGTGTATCCAAATGGCCTGTCTATGACAGAAATTTGACTGAGAAAACCAAAGGAGACGAAGGTACACTAGatagtttcttttcaccaTCTGAAGAAGAGGCATCGAAATTCAATTTACAAAATTGTATGAGGGTTTATCCTCACCAACAAAACACAGGCggatttttcattactgTTTTCGAAAAAGTCGAAGATAGCACTGAGGCGGCTACAGAGAAACTATCTTCTGAAACCCCAGCTCTAGAGTCTGAAGGACCtcaaacaaagaaaataaaggtaGAAGAAgtccaaaagaaagaaagactACCACGTGACGCGAACGAAGAGccttttgttttcgttGATCCACAGCACGAAGCTTTAAAAGTTTGTTGGGATTTCTACGGCATCGATAATATTTTCGACAGAAACACTTGTTTAGTGCGTAACGCCACTGGTGAACCAACAAGAGTGGTTTACACTGTGTGTCCAGCATTGAAGGATGTTATTCAAGCGAATGACGATAGGTTGAAGATTATTTATTCTGGTGTAAAATTGTTTGTCTCTCAAAGAAGTGATATCGAATGTTCATGGAGAATCCAAAGTGAATCATTGCCAATAATGAAACACCATATGAAATCTAATAGAATTGTTGAAGCTAATTTAGAGATGTTAAAACACTTGTTAATCGAATCTTTCCCTAACTTTGACGACATTCGTTCGAAGAACATCGATAatgattttgttgaaaagatgACAAAATTAAGCTCTGGTTGCGCCTTTATTGATGTGTCAAGAAATGACCCTGCCAAAGAAAACTTATTCTTGCCTGTGTGGAAAGGCAACAAGTGTATCAATTTGATGGTTTGTAAAGAAGATACTCATGAGCTATTATATAGGATCTTTGGTATTGATGCGAATGCCAAGGCTACTCCAAGcgctgaagaaaaagaaaaaga